One Spinacia oleracea cultivar Varoflay chromosome 4, BTI_SOV_V1, whole genome shotgun sequence DNA segment encodes these proteins:
- the LOC110780023 gene encoding serine acetyltransferase 1, chloroplastic, which yields MATCVHTSRAEPTKNCDSDRSQSDHNHYRYMNYCRPSFSDLVPCAPISQINQKPVNSKEFVADSEDDLWSKMVKEAKSDVEQEPILSNFYYNSILSHKCFEKALANHLAAKLSFSSLNSNTLFDLFLSVLIENREIMKDVKEDLRAVRERDPACISYVQCFLNFKGFLACQAHRIGHKLWSQGRKILALMIQNRVSEVFAVDIHPGAKIGRGILFDHATGVVIGETAVIGNNVSILHNVTLGGTGKTCGDRHPKIGDGVLIGAGTCVLGNVKIGDGAKIGAGSVVLKEVPPRTTAVGNPARLIGGKENPIRLDKIPSFTMDHTSHITQWFDVPMF from the coding sequence ATGGCTACTTGTGTTCATACATCTAGGGCAGAACCCACCAAAAATTGCGATTCAGACAGATCTCAATCTGATCATAACCATTATAGATACATGAATTACTGCCGACCCAGTTTCTCTGATCTTGTTCCCTGCGCACCCATTTCCCAGATTAATCAGAAACCTGTTAATTCGAAGGAATTTGTTGCAGATTCCGAGGAtgatttatggtcaaaaatggtgAAAGAGGCGAAATCTGATGTTGAGCAAGAGCCGATTTTGTCAAATTTCTATTACAATTCGATTCTGTCTCATAAATGCTTTGAGAAGGCCTTGGCTAATCATTTAGCAGCGAAATTGAGCTTTTCAAGCTTGAATTCAAACACCCTTTTTGATCTTTTTCTTAGTGTGCTTATCGAAAACAGAGAAATCATGAAGGATGTTAAAGAGGATTTACGAGCTGTTCGGGAACGCGACCCGGCTTGTATAAGCTATGTTCAATGTTTCTTGAACTTCAAAGGGTTTTTAGCTTGTCAAGCTCATAGAATTGGGCATAAGTTATGGTCACAAGGGAGGAAAATCCTAGCGTTAATGATACAAAACAGAGTATCAGAGGTTTTCGCAGTGGATATCCACCCAGGAGCGAAGATCGGGCGGGGAATATTGTTTGATCATGCTACTGGGGTTGTGATTGGTGAAACTGCTGTTATTGGGAACAATGTTTCAATTTTACACAATGTGACTTTAGGGGGTACTGGTAAAACTTGTGGGGATAGACACCCGAAAATAGGAGATGGGGTGTTAATTGGGGCTGGAACTTGTGTTTTAGGGAATGTTAAGATTGGGGATGGTGCAAAAATTGGGGCTGGTTCTGTAGTTTTAAAGGAAGTTCCACCAAGAACTACTGCTGTTGGTAACCCTGCAAGACTAATTGGGGGTAAAGAAAACCCGATTCGACTCGATAAGATCCCGAGTTTCACCATGGATCATACTTCTCATATAACTCAGTGGTTTGATGTCCCTATGTtttag